A portion of the Pomacea canaliculata isolate SZHN2017 linkage group LG13, ASM307304v1, whole genome shotgun sequence genome contains these proteins:
- the LOC112554376 gene encoding adenosine deaminase-like protein, producing MTDPDIEQFCYDMPKIELHAHLNTSFSQQTLQALVARKAVHNSECLQWQMSLDDFKEMDDSFNIFKCIHQVVNDEEAVYKLTYDVIHEFAEDNVKYLELRSTPKDIPSTGMTRDLYVRTMLRAVHDCHLENVDIMVYILLSIDRRNSVEIAQLTVDLAEKFYKETGVVVGLDFSGHPGIGNAADFIPVFKSAKEKGLKISCHLAELAMYEETLAVLRQSPPDRIGHGTFLHRYDPGQGYEEIEDTVISKRIPIEACMTSNLKTNTVSKYSEHHFDFWFRKRHPVILCTDGKGVYKTSLSGEYIHAARTFSFSKQDLWQLTLGSIDHIFAPDTIKTLLHNKWQLACP from the exons ATGACTGATCCAGACATTGAACAATTCTGCTATGATATGCCTAAAATC GAACTCCATGCTCATCTCAACACCAGTTTCAGCCAGCAAACACTGCAGGCTCTTGTGGCAAGGAAGGCAGTACACAACAGTGAATGTCTTCAGTGGCAAATGAGCCTTGATGATTTTAAAGAGATGGATGA ttccttTAACATCTTTAAATGTATTCACCAGGTTGTCAATGATGAAGAAGCAGTTTACAAG cTTACCTATGATGTGATTCACGAGTTTGCTGAAGACAACGTCAAGTATCTTGAACTGCGGTCAACACCTAAAGATATTCCCAGCACAGGAATGACAAGAGACCTGTATGTACGCACAATGCTGAGAGCTGTACATGACTGCCACTTAGAAAATGTGGACATCATGGTCTATATCCTACTGTCTATAGATCGACGAAACAGTGTAGAAATTGCACAGTTAACAGTTGATCTTGCAGAAAAGTTCTATAAGGAGACAGGTGTTGTGGTTGGCCTCGATTTCAGTGGACATCCAGGT ATTGGTAATGCAGCAGATTTCATCCCAGTCTTCAAATCAGCAAAAGAAAAGGGCCTGAAAATATCATGTCACTTGGCAGAG ctGGCAATGTATGAGGAAACTTTGGCAGTTTTGAGGCAATCGCCACCTGATCGCATTGGCCATGGCACATTTCTCCATCGCTATGATCCTGGGCAAGGGTATGAAGAGATAGAAGATACAGTCATCTCAAAACGGATACCAATAG AAGCCTGCATGACATCCAACCTTAAGACAAATACTGTGTCTAAGTACAGTGAACACCATTTTGACTTCTGGTTTAGGAAGAGGCATCCTGTCATTTTATGC ACCGATGGTAAAGGTGTGTACAAAACGTCGTTGTCAGGGGAGTACATTCATGCAGCAAGAACATTTAGTTTTTCCAAACAAGACTTGTGGCAACTGACTCTGGGCTCCATTGATCACATCTTTGCCCCCGACACCATCAAGACCTTGCTCCACAACAAGTGGCAGTTAGCGTGTCCATGA